The DNA region TTTCAGACATTCGGCTGGGGTAATGAAGATAACAATAGCAGCAGGATCGATTGAAATGAAAATTTCCGAAAGACTTATGAGAGCAAAGCCGTCAGCTACTTTGGCGGTGAACGCTAAAGCACAGGAACTGCGCGCACAGGGAAGGGAGATTGTAAGCCTTGCCGTGGGCGAACCAGATTTTCCTACACCAAAGCATGTATGTGAAGCCTTGAAAAAAGCAGCAGATGAAGGATTCACACGTTACACACCGGTTCCGGGAATGCCGGCTCTCCGCAAAGCCGTAGCTGAATATTACGGAAAATTTTACGGTGTTAAAGCTGAAGCTGAAAATACAATTATCAGCAACGGTGGAAAACACTCTCTTTACAATCTGTGTATGGCTCTGGTCGATCCGGGTGACGAAGTACTTATTCCTGCACCTTACTGGGTAAGCTATCCTCCCATGGTTGAACTGGCCGATGGAAAACCGGTTATTGTGCCAACAAAAGCCTCCAACGGTTTTTTAGCTTCTGTTGAAGATCTGGAAGCAAGCAGCACACCTAAAACAAAAGTTCTTATTTTAAACACCCCGTCCAACCCTACTGGTGGACATTATCCGCAGGCTCATCTTGATGAAATTGCACAGTGGGCTAAAAAACGCGGAATATTCATCATCTGTGATGAAGTTTATGACAGGCTTGTTTACGAGCCGGCTACATTTTCAACACTTTCAACATTCTGGGAAAAGAATCCTGAAGATGTTGCTGTTGTTGGTGCTCTTTCAAAAAGTTTCAGCATGACCGGCTGGCGTGTAGGAACAACACTGGCTCATGCCGACCTCGTTAAATCAATAGTAAAGATTCAGGGACAGTCTACATCAAATATCAATTCAATGACCCAGAAAGCCGCTATCGCTGCTTATGAAGGTCCGTGGGATCTTGTTGATACTATGAGGGAAGCATTCCAGAGACGTAGAGATATTGCCTATGATATCATTACATCATGGCCCGGCGTAAAATGTTCAAAACCTGATGGAGCTTTTTATCTCTTCCCGGTTCTCAACGCATTTTACGATGAAGAAACACCTGATTCAGCTTCCATGTGTACCAAGATTCTTGAAGAAGCCGGTATCGCTCTTGTCCCCGGTTCAGCTTTCGGTGATGACCGCTGTATCCGCTTTTCCTATGCCGTAGATGATGAAATTCTGAAATCTTCACTTGAAAAAGTCGGCAAAGTGTTGATGAAGAAATAAAAAGTTCGTAATAATAACCATATTTGAAAAATAAACAGGCATTCCCTGTTATAAAAAACAGGGAATGCCACTAAAATCATCAGGGGGAAATCAGATATGGCTGCGAACATAATAGACTGGACTAACGGCTTTCTTGATAATCTGGACATTTCGACCCCTCGCCAACAAGCTGAATTAATTTCAAAAAAATTAAAAAATGAAATAGAACAGGGTAAACTACCATTTTGTTCTATGGGCTACATGCCTGAACTTCTTCACGAGCTTGAAGGATTAAAGCCCTTTATTCAAGGTTTCGAGCACATGCTTCTGCTTGGAATCGGCGGTTCAGCACTTGGAGCCCGCGCACTCCAGAAAGCTTTTTTTCAAAGTCAGGACCAGCCCGGTCATAACGGTCCATGGCTCTGGATAGCAGATAATGTCTGCGTAAATTCAATTGAAGCCTATCTTGAAAAACTTCCTCCTGAAAAAACAATTGTTGTTGTTGTCTCCAAATCCGGCGGCACAATTGAAACTATCAGCCAGTATTTTCTGACCAAAGAATGGATGCGTAAAGCCAGTCCTGAACGCTGGAATGACAATTTCATCTTTGTAACTGACAAAAATAACGGATTTCTGCGGGAGCAGGCTGACGAACTTTCAATACGCAGTCTTGAAGTTCCTGATTATCTTGGCGGGCGTTATTCAATTCTGTCTGCCGTAGGTCTTCTACCTGCCATGTTTATGGGAATTGATTACAGCTCCCTAGTGGAAGGGGCTGCCAACATTTTAGCACCACTTGCTTCACCTTCTCTTGATGCCTGGAAAATAGTGGAGCATCCTTCATTCGAGCTGGCCTGCTGGAATGCTGCGCTCATGGAAAAGGGCTATAATGAGCTAATTTTCTTCTCGTATATTCCCCAATGGGCCTGCTTCGGACAGTGGTTTGCCCAGCTCTGGGCCGAAAGCATCGGTAAGGAAGGAAAAGGAAGTCAGCCCATTCCGGCAGTAGGGGTTACTGACCAGCATTCTGTAAACCAGATGTTCCTTGATGGACCACGAAACAAGGCCTGCTTATTTTTGACCTGCCCCAATCTTCCGGAAGGTATGGCTTTTCCCGATGACATTCCTGAAAAGTTCGCCTACATCAAAAACAGAAAATTCGGTGAGCTTCTTCAGGCAGAAGGTCTTGGAACTAAAATGGCTTTATGTAAAACCGGAGTTCCTCTGGTTGAAATGCAGCTGGCCTTTGCTGATGAAAAAGCTGCCGGAAAACTTATGGGACTTTTGATGGCAGCAACAATTTTCACCGGATGGATTTTAAACATCAACCCGATAGACCAGCCTGCCGTAGAGTTAGGAAAACGTCTTGCCAAGGCAAGGATGGGAGCCGGTGGACTTGCTGCTGAGAAAAAAGACCTTGATGCATTTCTCAGCACTGAGCGCAAAGAACAGGAGTTCTGATTTTTGGATTCAAATAAGCAAACCGAACAGGTCCATTCATTTCAACTTGTAAAATTTCTTTCATGGACACTTCTAGCTGTTATTGTTGCCAGCAGTCTGGGCCTGTCGGTTTTTCTGGCAAATCATGCCGATGATACCCTGCTCGAAAAGCAGAAAGAATTTGCGCTGTTACAGGCTGAAAACCTTAACCACCAGATATATAGAAGGTTTATTCTCCCGACTATCATTGGTTATGGAAAAGTTGCTCTGAAAAACGAAGAGCAGATGACAAGGCTGGATCAGGTTGTCCGCACAACCATTCACAGTTTTAAAATTAATGAAGTACGTATTATAGATCCGAGTTTCATTGTTTCCTACTCCACTGATAAATCAATAATCGGTAAAAAAGGACTGGCTGGACAGTTTGTTAAAAAAGCTCTTGATAAAGGCGTTGCCAGTTATGAATTTGTAAGCAATATATCTACCTTCGCAGCTATTTTTACTTTTGATATGAAGCCGGGATCAATGCTGCTTAAGATGACCTATCCGCTACGCTCTGAGCGAAGTCTTAATATTGATGAAAATTTTATTATGGGAGCTCTTGAAATAACTCAGGATATTACTGAGGATTATCAGTCTGTCATAAATTTTGAAAGGTTGATTCTTTTTACTTCCAGTTTTTCCGCGCTGATACTTTTTGCCACTATCATGATGATTATCAAAAGGGCTGATATGATAAACGCCCAGCGTATTGAAGACCGTGAACAGTTTGAACGTGAGCTTAATCAGAGTGAAAAGCTGGCCAGTATAGGACGAATGGTTTCAGGTGTAGCCCATGAGATAAGAAATCCTCTTGGAATCATAAGCTCCAGCTCGGAGCTTCTCCTTAAACGGATTAAAGAAAAAGATCCTGTTAATACCAGAATTCTGGAAGCTATCCATCAGGAAACGAAACGTCTGAGCAGGACTGTAAGTGATTTTCTTGATTATGCCCGGCCGCGAAAGGTAAACAAAACAAAAACTGATCCGGCTGAAATACTGGATAAAATAGTATTTTTTATGGAAGCGCGCTGTGAGCAGAATAATATAATTATCAATCGGAACTACGTTCCCGGTAATTATATCTGCGGTGACAGCGATCTTCTTTACAGAGCATTTTACAATCTTACCGGAAACTCTATTCAGGCGATTGAGTCAGACAGTGTTATTGATCTGTTTATCAATGATAACGGTGAAAGCATTGAAGTAGTTTTTTCGGATAATGGTCCGGGATTTTCACAGGAAATAATAGATAAAGTATGTGATCCCTTTTTTACCACTAAAGATAACGGAACAGGCCTTGGTCTTGCCATAGTCGGCAATATTGTGGAAAGCCATGAGGGATCTATGGAAATAGATAACAACCCTGAGGGCGGGGCCATGATTACTCTGATATTCCCGAAAAAAGAAACCTGTTAACCAGTCAACGGAATTACAATGTCCAGCAATATTTTAGTACTTGATGACGAGACAAACTATCTGCTTATTCTTGAAGCGATATTAAGTGACGAAGGTTACAATGTCACAGCTCTTTCAGACCCGGAAACAGGCCTTGCATATCTTGATGAATCTGAAGTTGATATGGTCATAACCGATATGAAAATGCCTAAACTGACAGGGCAGGAAGTTCTTGAGCACATCAAGAAAAATTTTCCATACATTCCGGTTATTATCATGACTGCATTCGGTAGTATTGAATCAGCTGTCGAAGCAATGAAAATAGGTGCTTTTGATTACATAACCAAACCATTCGCCAATGAAGAATTATTGCTTTCAGTTACCAAAGCAGCCCAGTTTTCAAATACCCAGCGGGAAAACAGACTGCTCCGCGAACAGATAAAAGAGCGTTACTCTCCTTCAAATATTATTGGACGTTCCCGCCCGATGCTTGCGGTTTTTGATATGATACAAAAAGCAGCACCGGGAAACAGTACTGTTCTGGTAACTGGTGAGTCTGGTACTGGAAAAGAACTCATAGCCAAAGCTATTCACCAGTCTTCACCGCGCTGTGACAACCCGTTTATTTCAGTCAATTGTATGGCCCTTAATCCCGGAGTTCTGGAAAGTGAGCTTTTTGGACATGAAAAAGGTTCTTTCACAGGAGCTGTAGCCCGCAAACGCGGAAGGTTTGAAGCCGCTGATAAAGGAACTCTTTTCCTAGATGAAATAGGTGAACTTTCACAGGACATGCAGGTTAAACTTCTGCGGGTAATTCAGGAAAGGACAATTGAAAGAGTTGGTGGGGTGGACCCCATCAAAGTTGATATAAGGATAGTTGCAGCAACAAATAAAGATTTGAAAAAAGCCGTTGAAGCCGGGGAATTCAGAGAAGACCTGTATTATCGCCTTAATGTTGTAAGCATTGAAGTTCCTCCCCTTCGTGAACGCCGGGAAGATATACCTTTTCTTACAAATCATTTTCTTGAAAAATATTCTCAGGACAATAACAAGTCTTTTGAAGGATTTTCACCATCAGCAATGGATTATCTTTCTGCCTATGAGTGGCCCGGAAATGTGCGCCAGTTACAGAATGTAATTGAAC from Maridesulfovibrio bastinii DSM 16055 includes:
- a CDS encoding pyridoxal phosphate-dependent aminotransferase, translating into MKISERLMRAKPSATLAVNAKAQELRAQGREIVSLAVGEPDFPTPKHVCEALKKAADEGFTRYTPVPGMPALRKAVAEYYGKFYGVKAEAENTIISNGGKHSLYNLCMALVDPGDEVLIPAPYWVSYPPMVELADGKPVIVPTKASNGFLASVEDLEASSTPKTKVLILNTPSNPTGGHYPQAHLDEIAQWAKKRGIFIICDEVYDRLVYEPATFSTLSTFWEKNPEDVAVVGALSKSFSMTGWRVGTTLAHADLVKSIVKIQGQSTSNINSMTQKAAIAAYEGPWDLVDTMREAFQRRRDIAYDIITSWPGVKCSKPDGAFYLFPVLNAFYDEETPDSASMCTKILEEAGIALVPGSAFGDDRCIRFSYAVDDEILKSSLEKVGKVLMKK
- a CDS encoding sigma-54-dependent transcriptional regulator; protein product: MSSNILVLDDETNYLLILEAILSDEGYNVTALSDPETGLAYLDESEVDMVITDMKMPKLTGQEVLEHIKKNFPYIPVIIMTAFGSIESAVEAMKIGAFDYITKPFANEELLLSVTKAAQFSNTQRENRLLREQIKERYSPSNIIGRSRPMLAVFDMIQKAAPGNSTVLVTGESGTGKELIAKAIHQSSPRCDNPFISVNCMALNPGVLESELFGHEKGSFTGAVARKRGRFEAADKGTLFLDEIGELSQDMQVKLLRVIQERTIERVGGVDPIKVDIRIVAATNKDLKKAVEAGEFREDLYYRLNVVSIEVPPLRERREDIPFLTNHFLEKYSQDNNKSFEGFSPSAMDYLSAYEWPGNVRQLQNVIERCVVLSPGPQIKSEDLPSEIKDEESQFKSAVDLLPSKLNLAHTLEKIEANLVRRALVHSNFVKVDAAEMLGISKSLLQYKLKKYNISGK
- a CDS encoding sensor histidine kinase, yielding MDSNKQTEQVHSFQLVKFLSWTLLAVIVASSLGLSVFLANHADDTLLEKQKEFALLQAENLNHQIYRRFILPTIIGYGKVALKNEEQMTRLDQVVRTTIHSFKINEVRIIDPSFIVSYSTDKSIIGKKGLAGQFVKKALDKGVASYEFVSNISTFAAIFTFDMKPGSMLLKMTYPLRSERSLNIDENFIMGALEITQDITEDYQSVINFERLILFTSSFSALILFATIMMIIKRADMINAQRIEDREQFERELNQSEKLASIGRMVSGVAHEIRNPLGIISSSSELLLKRIKEKDPVNTRILEAIHQETKRLSRTVSDFLDYARPRKVNKTKTDPAEILDKIVFFMEARCEQNNIIINRNYVPGNYICGDSDLLYRAFYNLTGNSIQAIESDSVIDLFINDNGESIEVVFSDNGPGFSQEIIDKVCDPFFTTKDNGTGLGLAIVGNIVESHEGSMEIDNNPEGGAMITLIFPKKETC